The Cystobacter ferrugineus nucleotide sequence AGCACCTGGCCGACGATGCGCACGATGCGCGGCTCGGACAGCGGCCCCTCCTTGCTGAGCACGGTGTGCAGATCCTGCCCCGGCACGAACTCCATCGCGATGAAGAGCGCCCCGTCCTCGGCCTGGCCGAAGTCGAGGATGCTGATGGAGTTGGGGTGGTTGAGGCGGCTGGCGGCCTTGGCCTCGCGCTTGAAGCGCGCCACGGTGCGCTCGTCGTTGAGCAGCGAGCGGCGCAGCACCTTGAGCACCACCAGCTTGTCCAGCGCCTCCTGACGGGCGCGGTACACCTTGCCCATGCCCCCCTCGCCAATGAGGGCCTCGACCTTGTACTTCCGGGCGAGCGTGCGGCCGATGTACTCGTCCTGATCTCCACGCGTGAGCGTGGCGCCGCAGGAGGGGCAGTAGTTGGAGGCGTCACCGGTCTCGGTGCCGCAGCTGGGGCAAGACAAGGAGGACTTCCCGGATGCAAGACGGGTGTTGTCCCCCGAACTTCCCATGAGCATCGGGTTCCCCGCAAGATGGAGAGCCCCTGATCTCGTTCCGAGCAACCCCCCGCGCGGCTTGATATGTACACCCGCCCGCCATGCCACACTGTCCCCGCTGCGACGCCGAGAATCCTGATTCCGCCCCCACCTGCCATGCCTGTGGCGCGCCCCTGCGCTCGGGAACCCTGGTGATGGCCACCCCCAAGCCCGTGCTCCGCCCCCAGGTCTCCCTACGGGTGGTGCGGGCCGATGGGGGCCCGGAATCCGTGGTGAAGATGACCCGGGACACCCTCACCTGCGGCCCCCAGGGAGATCTGCCGCTCGTGGACGACCCCTTCATCATGCCCGTGCAGGCGCGCTTCTTCTTCTCCGGAGGCCGGCTCGCCATGGAGGACGTGGGCGGGGCCAACGGAGTCTTCGCCCGCCTGCGCCAGGAGCGGGAGCTGCCCGTGGGCGGCGAGCTGCGGCTGGGCCGGCAGCGCCTGGTGCTCGAGCCCATTCCGGCGGCGGCCGCGGGACCCGGCGGCGCTCATATCTGGGGCTCGGCGGATCCCGGCTACCGGCTGCGGCTGGTGCAGATCCTGGAGGGGGGCATCCGCGGGGCGGCCTTCCCGCTCAAGGAAGGCGACAACCACCTGGGACGTGAGCACGGGGAGATCACCTTCCCCACGGACGGCTTCGTCTCCGGACGCCACGCGCTCCTGCACGTGAAGCAGGACCGGTTG carries:
- a CDS encoding FHA domain-containing protein; this encodes MPHCPRCDAENPDSAPTCHACGAPLRSGTLVMATPKPVLRPQVSLRVVRADGGPESVVKMTRDTLTCGPQGDLPLVDDPFIMPVQARFFFSGGRLAMEDVGGANGVFARLRQERELPVGGELRLGRQRLVLEPIPAAAAGPGGAHIWGSADPGYRLRLVQILEGGIRGAAFPLKEGDNHLGREHGEITFPTDGFVSGRHALLHVKQDRLRVKDVGSSNGTFLRLTGPVFVENGDHFLIGRQLLRVEIQLAA